One stretch of Arachis duranensis cultivar V14167 chromosome 1, aradu.V14167.gnm2.J7QH, whole genome shotgun sequence DNA includes these proteins:
- the LOC107490043 gene encoding uncharacterized protein LOC107490043: MADNSPEDGYTSSDSEQENPDTGNNDADLTLHQGTNDQHREGTSGLKNPKLESSLKSRNSHGDREESPLGGEDPFSEDIMRAKVPRNFQSPDMNLYDRTTDPKHHLSNFKSRMYLADASDATRCKALPTTLLKAAMKWFDSLPPRSVTSFEDLSRKFLIRFSIQKDKVKHAPSLLGVKQEVEEPLCDYMERFNKACLEIQDLPTEAVIMGLVNGLREGPFAQSISKRHPTSLSDVQERAEKYVNMEEHAKVREPNWRQGPPHSAKEKEREPKKKEEVGPNRPRRYHSYTPLKVSLVDVYREICNTERLPPPRPIKNKKGGSHGDYCEYHKMYGHSTNDCYDLKNVIERLAREGRLDKYLMERSENSGKRKRDHEDRRDPPPQTPRET; the protein is encoded by the exons ATGGCGGACAACTCACCAGAAGATGGTTATACATCGTCTGATTCTGAACAAGAAAACCCAGATACCGGAAACAACGACGCAGACCTGACCCTTCACCAAGGGACCAACGATCAGCATAGAGAAGGCACCTCTGGGCTTAAGAACCCAAAG CTGGAATCCTCCCTTAAAAGTCGGAACTCTCACGGCGACCGAGAAGAGTCGCCCCTGGGAGGAGAGGACCCGTTcagtgaggacataatgagggcgaAAGTTCCAAGAAACTTCCAAAGCCCTGATATGAACCTCTATGACAGAACCACAGACCCGAAGCACCACttaagcaatttcaaaagtcggatgtatctgGCTGATGCTTCTGATGCAACTCGCTGCAAAGCTCTCCCGACCACCCTGttgaaagcagcgatgaagtggttcgatagcctcccTCCAAGGTCGGTTACCAGCTTTGAGGACCTCTCGAGAAAATTCCTAATAcggttctccatccagaaggataaagtaaAACACGCACCGAGCCTCCTAGGAGTTAAGCAGGAGGTCGAGGAACCTCTATGTGactacatggaaaggttcaacaaagcgtgTCTAGAaattcaagacctgcccacagaggcagttaTCATGGGGTTAGTAAATGGACTTAGAGAGGGCCCCTTCGCTCAGTCCATATCAAAAAGGCACCCCACCTCTTTGAGTGATGTACAAGAGAGAGCAGAAAAGTACGTCAACATGGAGGAACATGCCAAAGTACGGGAGCCCAACTGGCGACAGGGGCCCCCTCACTCagcaaaagagaaagaaagggagcccaagaaaaaagaggaggtcGGCCCCAACAGGCCGAGGAGATATCACTCCTATACTCCTCTAAAAGTCTCCCTAGTGGACGTATACAGAGAAATCTGTAACACTGAAAGGTTGCCGCCTCCTAGACCCATCAAGAACAAAAAGGGAGGAAGTCACGGCGActactgtgagtaccataagATGTATGGTCACTCAACAAATGATTGCTATgaccttaaaaatgtgatagaaaggTTGGCCAGGGAAGGCCGACTTGATAaatatctcatggaaaggtcaGAAAATTCTGGAAAAAGAAAGCGAGATCATGAAGACAGGAGAGACCCACCACCACAAACCCCGAGAGAAACATAA